A portion of the Burkholderia sp. GAS332 genome contains these proteins:
- a CDS encoding LysR family transcriptional regulator, glycine cleavage system transcriptional activator — protein sequence MHNRVTFKSIQAFEAAARLSSFALAADELFVTPSAISHQIKLLEEQLSIRLFHRLHRTVILTDSGRQYAEEITAAFARIDSATREIGRAAKSDILTIHCTPSFATQWLMPRIARFSAAHPDIDVRLNASSEAANLISEAVDIDIRYGPRKLQPAGTMVLELPPETIVPLCSPALMVGEHPLQNVADLQHHSLIHSEGCLVNWRDWMRLHRKTRLDIERGPRFDRSFMAISAAVDGLGVCLESLLLAQRELETGRLVAPFGFEGLPVRGYTLNLLKSRAELPKLHSFQDWLFAELEK from the coding sequence ATGCACAATCGCGTCACCTTCAAGTCGATACAGGCATTCGAGGCCGCCGCGCGGCTCTCGTCGTTTGCGCTCGCAGCAGACGAACTGTTTGTCACGCCCTCGGCCATCAGCCATCAAATCAAGCTGCTGGAAGAGCAATTGAGCATTCGTCTGTTCCATCGGCTGCACCGCACGGTGATCCTGACGGACTCAGGGCGGCAATACGCTGAGGAAATCACCGCGGCGTTCGCGCGGATCGATTCCGCCACCCGCGAGATCGGGCGCGCCGCCAAGAGCGACATCCTCACGATCCATTGCACGCCCAGCTTTGCGACTCAGTGGCTGATGCCGCGCATCGCGCGTTTCAGCGCGGCGCATCCGGATATCGACGTGCGCTTGAATGCGTCGTCAGAGGCGGCCAATCTGATTTCGGAAGCGGTGGATATCGACATCCGCTACGGTCCAAGAAAGCTGCAACCGGCCGGCACGATGGTGCTCGAATTGCCACCTGAGACGATCGTGCCGCTATGCTCGCCCGCGCTCATGGTGGGCGAGCATCCCCTGCAAAACGTCGCGGATTTGCAGCACCATTCGCTGATTCATAGCGAGGGGTGCCTCGTGAACTGGCGTGACTGGATGCGCTTGCATCGCAAAACACGGCTCGACATCGAACGCGGTCCGCGCTTCGATCGCTCGTTCATGGCGATCAGCGCGGCGGTCGACGGGTTGGGTGTCTGCCTTGAAAGCCTGCTTCTGGCACAGCGCGAACTGGAAACGGGCCGGCTGGTCGCACCGTTCGGCTTTGAAGGACTCCCTGTGCGCGGCTATACGCTCAACCTGCTGAAATCGCGCGCTGAATTGCCGAAGCTGCATAGCTTCCAGGATTGGCTATTTGCGGAACTTGAGAAGTGA
- a CDS encoding NAD(P)-dependent dehydrogenase, short-chain alcohol dehydrogenase family — MSESRLLDGKVAVISGGASPRGIGMATARMFAAHGARIAIFDLDEAAAVEAAASIGPEHRGYVCNVTDRGACQAAVERTVADLGSIDILINNAGITQAAKLLEIDPESWDRILDVNLRGVLYLSQAVVPQMKKQKSGSIGCMSSVSAQRGGGILGGPHYSAAKAGVLGLAKAMARELGNDGIRVNCVTPGLIQTDINAGKISDDKRGEILAGIPLNRLGVPDDVAGAFLFLASNLSSYITGAVIDVNGGMLIHG; from the coding sequence ATGTCAGAGTCACGTCTACTCGACGGCAAGGTCGCCGTCATTTCCGGCGGCGCGTCGCCGCGCGGCATCGGCATGGCGACCGCCCGCATGTTCGCGGCGCACGGCGCCCGCATCGCCATCTTCGATCTCGACGAAGCCGCCGCCGTCGAAGCCGCTGCGTCGATCGGGCCCGAGCATCGCGGTTATGTGTGCAATGTGACCGACCGTGGCGCCTGCCAGGCTGCAGTCGAACGCACCGTCGCCGATTTGGGTTCGATCGATATCCTGATCAACAACGCCGGCATTACCCAGGCCGCCAAGCTGCTCGAGATCGATCCGGAAAGCTGGGACCGTATCCTCGACGTCAACCTGCGCGGTGTGCTGTATCTGTCGCAAGCGGTCGTCCCGCAGATGAAGAAGCAGAAGAGCGGCTCGATCGGCTGTATGTCGTCGGTGTCGGCGCAGCGCGGCGGCGGCATTCTCGGCGGCCCGCATTACTCGGCGGCGAAGGCCGGCGTGCTGGGCCTTGCCAAAGCGATGGCGCGTGAACTCGGCAACGACGGCATCCGCGTGAACTGCGTGACGCCGGGCCTGATCCAGACCGACATCAACGCGGGCAAGATCAGTGACGACAAGCGCGGTGAAATTCTCGCCGGCATTCCGCTCAACCGCCTGGGCGTACCCGACGATGTGGCCGGCGCCTTCCTGTTCCTTGCGTCGAACCTGTCGTCGTATATCACTGGCGCGGTGATCGATGTGAACGGCGGGATGCTGATTCACGGCTGA
- a CDS encoding transketolase subunit A, which produces MTTSETAPYATLAEHAYQIRRNALRMGEVQGQGYIGQALDIADVLAVAYFRAMRYRADDPEWEGRDRFLLSNGHYAIALYAALIEAGIIADEELETYGSDDSRLPMSGMASYTPGMEMSGGSLGQGLTIAVGRCLGLKRKGSDARVYTLFSDGELDEGAVWEGLMSAAHWKLDNLIAMVDVNNQQADGPSSSVMAFEPLVDKLLAFGWFVQRVDGNDLAAVVAAFDAARAHPEAQPRIIVCDTRMGCGVPFLEAREKNHFIRVDAHEWQLALQALEAGRTV; this is translated from the coding sequence GTGACCACCAGCGAAACCGCGCCGTACGCCACACTTGCGGAGCACGCCTACCAGATCCGCCGTAACGCGCTACGCATGGGCGAAGTGCAAGGGCAGGGTTATATCGGCCAGGCGCTCGACATCGCCGACGTGCTGGCCGTTGCCTACTTCCGCGCCATGCGCTATCGCGCCGACGACCCCGAATGGGAAGGCCGCGACCGCTTCCTGCTCTCGAACGGCCACTACGCGATCGCCCTGTATGCCGCGCTGATCGAGGCCGGCATCATCGCCGACGAAGAACTGGAAACCTACGGCAGCGACGACAGCCGTCTGCCGATGTCCGGCATGGCGAGCTATACGCCCGGCATGGAGATGTCCGGCGGCTCGCTGGGCCAGGGGCTGACCATTGCGGTCGGCCGCTGCCTGGGTCTGAAGCGCAAAGGCTCGGACGCCCGCGTCTACACACTGTTCTCCGACGGCGAACTCGATGAGGGTGCGGTCTGGGAAGGTCTGATGTCGGCCGCCCACTGGAAGCTCGACAACCTGATCGCGATGGTCGACGTCAACAACCAGCAGGCCGACGGCCCGTCGTCGAGCGTGATGGCATTCGAGCCGCTGGTCGACAAGCTGCTGGCGTTCGGCTGGTTCGTGCAGCGCGTGGACGGCAACGATCTCGCCGCCGTCGTCGCCGCGTTCGATGCGGCCCGTGCACATCCGGAAGCGCAACCACGGATCATCGTCTGCGATACGCGGATGGGGTGTGGCGTGCCGTTCCTCGAAGCGCGCGAGAAAAACCACTTTATTCGCGTCGATGCGCACGAGTGGCAACTCGCGCTGCAGGCGCTGGAAGCCGGGAGAACCGTATGA
- a CDS encoding beta-lactamase class A gives MTISATRRRLALGLPMLFSLGGTPALAANASPLADIERRNGGRLGVFAIDTGSGRTLAHRADERFLMCSTFKGLLAAQVLSRVDAGKEDPARLVRYTEKDLVFTSPVTKAHVAQGAMSVGALCQAIVEVSDNTAAVLLMRGAGGPAGLTQFVRSLGDTVTRSDRYEPESNKYSGVLDTTTPRSITKSASQILLGNVLSPQSRAQLENWMIACTPGLNRLRAALPPDWIAGDRPGTSVEEETNNYAIVRPPGRAPLLIAAYYDAPALAMPAREAVLREVGAAFVKWASDRT, from the coding sequence GTGACCATTTCTGCAACGCGCCGGCGCTTGGCCCTTGGGTTGCCCATGCTCTTTAGTCTTGGCGGTACACCCGCACTGGCCGCAAATGCATCCCCATTGGCCGACATCGAGCGCCGCAATGGCGGACGCCTTGGCGTGTTCGCTATCGATACCGGTTCGGGCCGAACCTTGGCTCATCGCGCTGACGAGCGCTTTCTGATGTGCAGCACCTTTAAAGGACTGCTCGCCGCTCAGGTGCTATCCCGCGTGGATGCCGGTAAGGAGGATCCTGCCCGTCTTGTGCGCTACACCGAGAAGGACCTCGTCTTTACGTCGCCTGTGACGAAGGCGCATGTCGCACAAGGCGCGATGTCGGTCGGCGCGTTGTGCCAGGCCATCGTCGAAGTGAGCGACAACACGGCGGCCGTGTTGTTGATGAGAGGTGCCGGTGGTCCCGCCGGTTTGACTCAATTCGTTCGCAGTCTCGGCGATACGGTGACTCGCTCCGATCGATACGAACCCGAGTCGAACAAATATAGCGGTGTGCTCGATACCACGACGCCTCGATCGATCACGAAGTCGGCGAGCCAAATTCTCTTGGGGAACGTTCTCAGTCCCCAATCGCGTGCGCAACTGGAAAACTGGATGATTGCGTGCACACCCGGTTTGAACCGGCTCCGCGCGGCGTTACCGCCGGATTGGATCGCGGGTGACAGACCCGGAACCAGCGTGGAAGAAGAAACCAACAACTACGCGATTGTTCGCCCACCGGGACGCGCTCCGCTTCTCATCGCAGCCTATTACGATGCGCCGGCGCTTGCCATGCCCGCTCGGGAGGCCGTGTTGCGGGAGGTCGGTGCTGCATTCGTGAAGTGGGCTTCGGATCGGACATGA
- a CDS encoding Peptidoglycan/LPS O-acetylase OafA/YrhL, contains acyltransferase and SGNH-hydrolase domains has translation MMMVSQRNSRIDVIRGISILLVLFHHFNIAYRLNDTFLATVFGWEAVRAVARNGNYGVTMFFVISGYLITSNADRRWSGLSGVNARAFYRLRIARIVPCLLLLLGTVNLLALAGVAIFQNHTPGGTPVSFSLVNLASLTFWMNVLVGTYGWVNYPLGVLWSLSVEEVFYLFFPILCLAVRRESRLLVFWAVIIVIGPVYRLTHQGDEGGFLYAYFASFDGIAIGCCTALLTKRIALRGRAAKLVQCVVVAAMAFLYLAGPIAETNVLGVTGMALGTAVLLLGAYSRPATPAIGGVRVLLGFEWFGRLSYELYLFHLIVLGAMRTLWPPRVVTGDFKLLLLVEFFVLSAALSAGIARLFAEPLNRRIRDWRMAA, from the coding sequence ATGATGATGGTGAGCCAGCGTAACTCGCGGATTGACGTGATCCGGGGCATCTCGATTCTTCTTGTCCTGTTTCATCACTTCAACATCGCGTACCGTCTGAACGACACATTCCTGGCGACCGTATTCGGATGGGAAGCGGTGCGCGCTGTCGCGCGAAACGGTAACTATGGGGTGACGATGTTCTTCGTCATCTCGGGCTATCTGATTACGTCGAACGCCGATCGACGGTGGTCCGGCCTCAGCGGCGTCAATGCGCGGGCATTCTATCGATTGCGGATCGCGCGCATCGTCCCGTGCCTGCTGTTGCTGCTCGGCACGGTCAATCTGCTCGCGCTGGCGGGCGTCGCCATCTTCCAGAATCACACGCCGGGCGGCACACCGGTTTCTTTCTCGCTCGTCAATCTGGCGTCGCTGACCTTCTGGATGAATGTGCTCGTCGGCACGTATGGGTGGGTCAACTACCCATTGGGTGTGCTGTGGTCTTTGTCGGTGGAGGAGGTGTTCTACCTGTTCTTCCCGATCCTCTGTCTCGCCGTGCGGCGCGAGTCGCGCCTGCTTGTCTTCTGGGCCGTAATCATCGTGATCGGCCCGGTTTATCGCTTGACCCACCAGGGTGACGAAGGCGGCTTTCTCTACGCTTATTTTGCTTCGTTCGACGGCATCGCTATCGGCTGCTGCACGGCCTTGCTCACGAAACGGATCGCGCTGCGCGGTCGCGCGGCAAAGCTCGTGCAATGCGTTGTGGTGGCGGCTATGGCGTTCCTGTACCTGGCTGGGCCTATTGCGGAAACCAACGTCCTCGGTGTGACGGGGATGGCTTTGGGAACCGCTGTGTTGCTGCTGGGCGCTTACAGTCGACCGGCCACGCCTGCCATTGGAGGCGTCCGGGTCCTGCTGGGCTTTGAGTGGTTCGGGCGTCTCAGCTATGAGCTTTACCTGTTCCATCTCATTGTGCTTGGCGCGATGCGAACACTGTGGCCGCCGCGCGTTGTGACTGGCGATTTTAAACTGCTGCTATTGGTGGAGTTTTTCGTGCTGTCGGCCGCGTTGAGTGCCGGGATCGCCCGACTTTTTGCCGAGCCGTTAAACCGCAGGATCAGAGATTGGCGCATGGCTGCGTAG
- a CDS encoding 3',5'-cyclic AMP phosphodiesterase CpdA: MSNKKIAKDLLNEQGATIVSRRGFLKFAGASSLATAAGTLASAARAANSAPDGTPEQIHLTWGNDPTSEVTVSWASPAQAVNPQVRISSAGEASATVHGVQSTYTDGINGEVVFTYHARLRGLKADTSYEYAVSADNDSNAGQPFTASFRTAPRGRAPFRWTSYGDLATPNTGWVLSSPQSRFAVQAVERFQPLFHLLNGDLCYANLNPTHQPDVWRDFGNNCQTSASNRPWMPCPGNHELEFHNGEQGLASYLSRYTLPENHTRFQGRWYSFRVSSVLFISLDADDVVYQDAAAFVAGPSPLVPVASTGNPPIQPGTSLYVRGYSEGEQTRWLENTLRRAAEDHEVDWIIVQMHQDALSSSKTGNGSDKGIREAWLPLFDRYGVDLVLCGHDHDYERSYPVRGCNHNKGTDIATGRVVDTLQPRPVMSAVSSGASTFDTRHGTIHLILGGGGTSAPLDVYGVDAGTGLPQARIFTRPNRPVAGTTAGTFVRASADAVEDAIWSAQRDTGTGYGIAVFDHDPGQPGGETTITMNYYHAPGADQTPTPNYELFETIELKKTRRG, from the coding sequence ATGTCGAACAAGAAAATTGCTAAGGATCTGCTGAACGAGCAGGGCGCGACCATCGTCTCGCGCCGTGGGTTTTTGAAGTTTGCCGGCGCATCCAGCCTCGCGACGGCCGCGGGCACACTCGCGTCGGCGGCGCGGGCCGCGAACAGCGCGCCCGACGGCACGCCGGAGCAGATCCACCTGACCTGGGGCAACGATCCGACGAGCGAGGTCACCGTGTCGTGGGCGTCGCCGGCGCAGGCGGTCAACCCACAAGTGCGCATCAGCAGTGCGGGCGAGGCGAGCGCGACCGTGCACGGTGTCCAAAGCACTTATACAGATGGCATCAACGGCGAGGTCGTGTTCACCTATCACGCGCGGCTGCGCGGCCTGAAGGCCGATACGAGTTACGAGTACGCGGTGAGCGCCGACAACGACAGCAATGCCGGTCAGCCCTTTACCGCGAGCTTCCGCACCGCGCCCCGCGGCCGTGCGCCATTCCGCTGGACGAGCTACGGCGATCTCGCGACGCCGAATACCGGCTGGGTCCTGTCTTCACCGCAGAGCCGTTTCGCGGTTCAGGCCGTCGAACGATTCCAGCCGCTGTTCCACTTGCTGAATGGCGACCTCTGCTACGCCAATCTGAACCCGACCCACCAGCCGGACGTGTGGCGCGATTTCGGCAACAACTGCCAGACCTCGGCGTCGAACCGGCCATGGATGCCGTGTCCGGGCAATCACGAGCTCGAATTCCACAACGGCGAACAAGGCCTCGCCTCGTATCTGTCGCGCTACACGCTGCCGGAGAATCACACGCGCTTTCAGGGCCGCTGGTACAGCTTCCGCGTGAGCTCGGTGCTCTTCATTTCGCTCGATGCGGATGACGTGGTCTATCAGGATGCGGCTGCATTCGTCGCGGGCCCGAGTCCCCTGGTGCCGGTGGCGAGTACCGGCAATCCGCCGATTCAGCCCGGCACCTCGCTCTACGTGCGCGGCTATAGCGAGGGCGAGCAGACCCGCTGGCTCGAGAACACGTTGCGCCGGGCGGCGGAAGACCACGAAGTCGACTGGATCATCGTGCAGATGCATCAGGACGCGCTGAGTTCATCCAAAACCGGCAACGGTTCCGACAAGGGCATCCGCGAAGCCTGGCTGCCGCTGTTCGACCGCTACGGCGTCGATCTGGTGTTGTGCGGGCATGACCATGACTACGAGCGCAGCTATCCCGTGCGTGGTTGCAATCACAACAAAGGCACCGATATCGCCACGGGACGGGTGGTCGATACGTTGCAGCCGCGGCCGGTGATGTCGGCGGTGTCGTCGGGTGCGTCGACGTTCGACACCCGGCACGGCACCATTCACCTGATTCTCGGCGGCGGCGGGACCAGTGCGCCGCTCGATGTGTATGGGGTGGATGCCGGTACCGGCTTGCCGCAGGCGCGTATTTTCACGCGGCCTAATCGTCCGGTTGCCGGGACGACCGCGGGTACGTTTGTGCGTGCCAGCGCGGATGCCGTTGAAGATGCAATCTGGTCGGCGCAACGGGATACCGGCACGGGCTACGGCATCGCGGTGTTCGATCACGATCCGGGACAGCCGGGTGGCGAAACCACGATTACTATGAACTACTATCACGCGCCGGGGGCTGACCAGACCCCGACGCCGAACTATGAGTTGTTCGAAACGATTGAGTTGAAGAAGACGCGGCGGGGGTAA
- a CDS encoding phospholipase C encodes MVTKTRRDFLKLSAGLAGATAATTLFPESIRKALAIEPTSVTGTIQDVQHIVVFMQENRSFDHYLGHLSGVRGYNDRFPVTLPNGQPVWFQPRQEDQTKVIAPFRYDTTNPSVNAQCIGGLPHTWATTHGAIDSGRADKWAVQKSNMTMGYHMREDIPFHYALADAFTVCDNYFCSIPGNTHPNRMYLMTGMVDPLATGGGPLLDNTDYIDNQFDTIKLQPFNWTTYPERLETAGISWQIYQQGTGFDNFSGNYGTNMLASFQNFVNAPAGSSLQNRGMSTRTLTQLKTDVQANALPQVSWLLPPAAYSEHPKFTPLYGANYISTILDALTSNPDVWSKTVLFIMYDENDGFFDHVVPPQAPTVPGSGMSTVDISLERHNVVTATQAGTYTADNLPYGLGPRVPMTVVSPWSKGGFVCSQVFDHTSVLQFIEKRFGVMETNISPWRRAICGDLTSALDFSKSDATVPSLPSTQTYVAQADMQCARSTAQAAPASTAQQLVTAQELGTRPARALPYELHVNGQVQSQGYALTFANTGTQGAHFWVYTGDPTAMPRRYTVEAGKQLTDTWAFDANGNYMVNVYGPNGYFRRFAGSSTADAAARPDVVTCYDVANGNVYVTLSNAGSTPLTVTAADVAYGQAPLTVTVPAGKSVEAHWDLSCSSQWYDFQLTVAGNASWLRRIAGHVETGQTSMTDPAATAPVTKAI; translated from the coding sequence AGGAGAACCGCTCGTTCGACCACTATCTCGGTCACCTGAGCGGCGTGCGCGGTTATAACGACCGCTTTCCCGTGACGCTGCCGAACGGCCAGCCGGTGTGGTTCCAACCGCGTCAGGAGGATCAGACAAAGGTGATCGCGCCGTTCCGCTACGACACGACCAATCCGAGCGTCAACGCGCAATGTATCGGCGGTCTGCCGCACACGTGGGCCACCACGCACGGTGCGATCGACAGCGGCCGCGCGGACAAGTGGGCCGTGCAGAAGAGCAATATGACGATGGGCTATCACATGCGTGAGGACATTCCGTTCCATTACGCGCTCGCGGATGCCTTCACCGTATGCGACAACTACTTCTGTTCGATCCCGGGCAACACGCACCCGAACCGCATGTATCTGATGACGGGCATGGTTGACCCGCTTGCCACCGGTGGTGGCCCGCTACTCGACAACACCGATTACATCGACAACCAGTTCGACACCATCAAGCTGCAGCCCTTCAACTGGACCACGTATCCCGAGCGGCTCGAGACGGCCGGCATCTCGTGGCAGATCTACCAGCAGGGCACCGGCTTCGACAATTTCAGCGGCAACTACGGCACGAACATGCTGGCCTCGTTCCAGAACTTCGTGAATGCACCGGCTGGTTCGTCGCTGCAGAACCGGGGTATGAGTACACGCACGCTGACGCAGTTGAAGACTGACGTACAGGCCAATGCATTGCCGCAAGTGTCGTGGTTGCTGCCGCCTGCTGCGTATTCGGAGCATCCGAAGTTCACGCCGCTCTACGGCGCCAATTACATCTCGACGATTCTCGATGCGCTGACGTCGAATCCCGATGTGTGGAGCAAGACGGTCCTGTTCATCATGTATGACGAGAACGACGGTTTCTTCGACCACGTGGTGCCGCCGCAAGCGCCCACGGTGCCGGGCTCGGGCATGAGTACCGTGGACATCTCGCTCGAGCGGCATAACGTGGTGACCGCGACGCAAGCCGGTACCTATACCGCCGACAATCTGCCGTACGGCCTCGGCCCGCGTGTGCCGATGACCGTGGTGTCGCCGTGGTCGAAGGGCGGCTTCGTCTGCTCGCAGGTGTTCGATCACACGTCGGTGCTGCAATTCATCGAGAAGCGTTTCGGCGTGATGGAAACCAATATCTCGCCATGGCGCCGTGCGATCTGCGGCGATCTGACTTCAGCGCTCGACTTTTCGAAGTCGGACGCCACCGTGCCGTCGCTGCCGAGTACGCAAACCTACGTTGCGCAGGCCGATATGCAATGCGCGCGGTCCACGGCGCAGGCCGCGCCGGCCAGTACCGCGCAGCAACTGGTGACGGCGCAGGAGCTCGGCACGCGGCCCGCGCGTGCGTTGCCGTACGAGTTGCATGTGAACGGGCAGGTGCAGTCGCAAGGCTATGCGCTGACGTTCGCGAACACCGGCACGCAGGGCGCGCATTTCTGGGTGTACACCGGTGACCCGACCGCGATGCCGCGCCGCTACACCGTCGAGGCCGGCAAGCAATTGACCGATACGTGGGCATTCGACGCGAACGGCAATTACATGGTGAACGTCTACGGCCCGAACGGTTATTTCCGGCGCTTCGCGGGTTCGTCCACGGCGGATGCCGCCGCCAGGCCGGATGTCGTGACCTGTTACGACGTGGCCAACGGCAACGTCTACGTCACGCTGTCCAACGCGGGGAGCACGCCGCTCACGGTCACCGCGGCCGACGTCGCGTATGGTCAGGCGCCGCTCACGGTGACGGTGCCGGCGGGCAAGAGCGTCGAGGCGCATTGGGACCTGTCGTGCAGCAGTCAGTGGTATGACTTTCAATTGACTGTCGCGGGTAATGCGAGCTGGTTAAGGCGCATTGCGGGTCATGTGGAAACGGGGCAAACCAGCATGACCGATCCGGCGGCCACTGCGCCGGTGACGAAGGCGATTTAA
- a CDS encoding transketolase subunit B produces MSAAVPIPRLKTSAMIASIAGEGQITRSAPFGHALVELARNRPEVVGMTADLGKYTDLHLFAKAYPERYYQMGMAEQLLMGAAAGMAHEGAQPFVTTYAVFAARRAYDFIHQAIAEDNLDVKIVCALPGLTTGYGPSHQAAEDLALFRAMPNLTVIDPCDAIEIEQMVLAIADHRGPVYARLLRGNVPVVLDEYDYQFELGKAKLLRDGAEVLIVSSGIMTMRALETAKALAADRIDVGVLHVPTIKPLDTVTLLREARRSGRLVVVAENHTVIGGLGEAVATVLLTHGVTPPFRQIGLPDAFLDAGALPTLHDRYGISTEAMCDTIKGWLR; encoded by the coding sequence ATGAGCGCCGCCGTACCGATACCGCGTTTAAAGACCTCGGCGATGATCGCCTCGATTGCCGGAGAAGGGCAGATCACGCGTTCCGCCCCGTTCGGCCACGCACTGGTCGAACTGGCGCGCAACCGCCCCGAAGTGGTCGGCATGACCGCCGACCTCGGCAAATACACTGACCTGCATCTGTTCGCGAAGGCATACCCCGAGCGCTACTACCAGATGGGCATGGCCGAACAACTGCTGATGGGCGCCGCCGCCGGTATGGCGCATGAAGGCGCGCAGCCGTTCGTCACCACGTACGCCGTGTTCGCCGCACGCCGTGCTTATGACTTCATCCATCAGGCGATTGCCGAGGACAACCTCGACGTCAAGATCGTCTGCGCCTTGCCGGGCCTCACGACGGGCTACGGCCCGAGTCACCAGGCGGCGGAAGACCTCGCCCTGTTCCGCGCGATGCCGAACCTCACGGTGATCGACCCGTGCGACGCCATCGAAATCGAACAGATGGTGCTGGCGATCGCCGACCATCGCGGACCCGTGTATGCGCGGCTGTTGCGCGGCAACGTGCCGGTCGTGCTCGACGAATACGACTACCAGTTCGAACTGGGCAAAGCGAAGTTGCTGCGCGACGGCGCCGAGGTGCTGATCGTGTCGTCCGGGATCATGACGATGCGCGCACTGGAAACGGCCAAGGCGCTGGCCGCCGATCGCATCGATGTGGGCGTGCTGCACGTACCGACCATCAAGCCGCTCGACACCGTCACGCTGCTGCGCGAAGCGCGCCGCTCAGGCCGCCTTGTGGTGGTGGCGGAGAACCATACGGTGATCGGCGGACTAGGTGAGGCCGTGGCCACCGTGCTGCTGACCCATGGTGTCACGCCGCCGTTCCGCCAGATTGGCCTGCCCGACGCGTTTCTCGATGCGGGCGCGCTGCCAACCCTGCACGACCGCTACGGTATTTCCACCGAGGCGATGTGCGACACGATCAAAGGCTGGCTGCGGTAA
- a CDS encoding Flagellar motor protein MotB produces the protein MSEEIDGGVETAAPIWPVFGDLMSVLLGAFVLILVSVIGVQLELSTRLEQEVKQRQMETQRRKTLEQALAGPLAAGRVTLVNGRIGINGNVLFALNSDQLQPEGRDVLKSLAGPLSAYLRANDQILMVSGFTDDRQVREANRRFADNWELSAQRALTVTRALIDEGVPSSSVFAAAFGSQQPVSSNADDQGRAKNRRVEIAPVPRPSTATVKPRE, from the coding sequence ATGAGCGAGGAAATCGACGGCGGCGTGGAGACCGCGGCGCCCATATGGCCCGTCTTCGGCGATCTGATGTCGGTGCTGCTGGGCGCCTTCGTACTGATCCTGGTGAGCGTCATCGGCGTGCAACTGGAACTCTCGACCCGGCTGGAACAGGAGGTCAAGCAGCGTCAGATGGAAACCCAGCGCCGCAAGACGCTGGAGCAGGCGCTAGCGGGACCGCTGGCGGCGGGCCGGGTGACGCTGGTCAACGGGCGCATCGGCATCAACGGCAACGTGTTGTTCGCGCTGAACTCCGATCAATTGCAGCCCGAAGGCCGCGACGTTCTGAAAAGCCTGGCGGGGCCGCTGTCCGCTTACCTGCGGGCCAATGACCAGATCCTGATGGTGAGCGGCTTTACCGACGACCGGCAGGTGCGGGAGGCTAACCGGCGCTTTGCCGATAACTGGGAGCTGTCGGCCCAGCGCGCGTTGACGGTGACCCGTGCGTTGATCGATGAAGGGGTTCCCTCCTCGTCCGTATTTGCGGCCGCGTTCGGCTCCCAGCAGCCCGTCAGCTCGAATGCCGACGACCAGGGTCGGGCTAAGAACCGGCGCGTGGAAATAGCGCCGGTCCCGAGGCCTTCGACTGCAACGGTGAAACCCCGTGAGTAG